A window of the Hyalangium minutum genome harbors these coding sequences:
- a CDS encoding diguanylate cyclase, whose product MGETMPESSAIKKAPEGSRRAAAPGEYSDRTVLIVDDDPAHVQHVRQGLAPHGYRFREARDGAQALSAIREHRPDLILMDVEMPGLGGVEVCRIIKANSGDGGFGFIPVILMTARQAAGKVEGLELGADDYLVKPFDMLELGARVKSMLRLKALQDTLVEKNRELDRANKELARKREELLALSRTDALTGLSNRRYFEERIQEEFARARRYRAPLSLVMLDIDYFKRVNDTYGHPFGDEVLRAVAQVTRARLREVDMLARYGGEELIALLPETSPADALRACERVREAIEGLQLEYQAPDGTKKEVRCTASLGLASIPSPSIQTPEELMRSADECLYAAKGAGRNRVRQHEE is encoded by the coding sequence ATGGGGGAGACGATGCCGGAGAGCAGCGCCATCAAGAAGGCCCCCGAGGGCAGCCGTCGAGCGGCCGCCCCGGGCGAATACTCAGACCGCACGGTCCTGATCGTCGACGACGATCCGGCCCACGTGCAGCACGTGCGCCAGGGGCTGGCGCCGCACGGCTACCGCTTTCGCGAGGCAAGAGACGGCGCGCAGGCGCTGTCGGCCATCCGCGAGCACCGGCCGGACCTCATCCTCATGGACGTGGAGATGCCGGGCCTGGGCGGGGTGGAGGTGTGCCGCATCATCAAGGCCAACTCGGGCGACGGGGGCTTCGGCTTCATCCCTGTCATCCTGATGACGGCGCGGCAGGCGGCCGGCAAGGTGGAGGGGCTGGAGCTGGGAGCGGACGACTACCTGGTGAAGCCCTTCGACATGCTGGAGCTGGGCGCGCGGGTGAAGTCCATGCTGCGGCTCAAGGCCCTGCAGGACACACTGGTGGAGAAGAACCGCGAGCTGGACCGGGCCAACAAGGAGCTGGCCCGCAAGCGCGAGGAGCTGTTGGCGCTCAGCCGCACGGATGCGCTCACCGGCCTGAGCAACCGGCGCTACTTCGAGGAGCGCATTCAGGAGGAGTTCGCCCGCGCCCGGCGCTACCGCGCGCCGCTGTCGCTGGTGATGCTGGACATCGACTACTTCAAGCGCGTCAACGACACCTACGGGCACCCCTTCGGGGACGAGGTGCTGCGCGCGGTGGCCCAGGTGACGCGGGCGCGGCTGCGCGAGGTGGACATGCTGGCGCGCTACGGCGGCGAAGAGCTCATTGCCCTGCTGCCGGAGACGAGCCCCGCGGACGCGCTGCGCGCCTGCGAGCGGGTGCGCGAGGCCATCGAGGGCCTCCAGTTGGAGTATCAAGCTCCTGATGGGACGAAGAAGGAGGTGCGCTGCACGGCCTCGCTGGGGCTGGCCTCCATCCCCTCTCCCAGCATCCAGACCCCCGAGGAGCTCATGCGCTCGGCGGACGAGTGCCTCTATGCGGCCAAGGGAGCAGGCCGCAACCGCGTTCGACAGCATGAAGAGTAG
- the trmB gene encoding tRNA (guanosine(46)-N7)-methyltransferase TrmB — MARPRLLPDPVGLKFTTLEAPPDWDAEYGFSGPLELEMGSGAGGHALEYCRRNPHVRFVAFEWRKKYARDTLDRGDKMGLKNLRVIEADARAVVPRIFADGSLSAIHLQFPDPWWKRAHFKRAIIQPDFARLLLNKLAPGGKFDLRTDVEDRARGMLAILEEAGFHNPLGQGAFHPYDPEEVPSTRERRYLQSGEPVYRARLVKPG; from the coding sequence ATGGCTCGTCCCCGCCTGCTGCCCGACCCGGTCGGCCTGAAGTTCACCACCCTGGAGGCCCCGCCCGATTGGGACGCGGAGTACGGTTTCTCTGGCCCCCTGGAGCTGGAGATGGGTTCCGGCGCCGGAGGCCACGCGCTGGAGTACTGTCGCCGCAACCCCCACGTGCGCTTCGTGGCCTTCGAGTGGCGCAAGAAGTACGCCCGCGACACGCTCGACCGTGGCGACAAGATGGGCCTGAAGAACCTGCGCGTGATTGAAGCCGACGCACGCGCCGTGGTGCCCCGCATCTTCGCCGACGGCTCCCTGTCCGCCATCCACCTCCAGTTCCCGGATCCATGGTGGAAGCGCGCCCACTTCAAGCGCGCCATCATCCAGCCGGACTTCGCCCGTCTGCTTTTGAACAAGCTGGCGCCTGGCGGCAAGTTCGACCTGCGGACCGACGTGGAGGATAGGGCGCGCGGAATGCTGGCCATCCTCGAGGAGGCGGGCTTCCACAATCCCCTCGGGCAGGGCGCCTTCCATCCGTACGATCCCGAGGAAGTCCCCTCCACCCGTGAGCGGCGCTACCTCCAGAGTGGGGAGCCCGTCTACCGGGCCCGACTCGTCAAGCCTGGTTGA
- a CDS encoding bifunctional riboflavin kinase/FAD synthetase yields MKVFHSVAEARELAGSAVALGNFDGVHIGHQALFAEARRHARAVALTFQPHPGKVLQPDLAPKLITLLPRKLELFEAYGLDAAVVQPFNREYARTPAAAFEESLLDVLGAKHLVVGTDFTYGAARAGTVATLREAASQRGAQVHVVLPVTVDGVVSSSSKVREYILEGRVAAAHRLLGRPFDLDGTVVPGAGRGRGIGFPTANVDTQNELRPAPGVYAIRVRLKDEPQGPWRPGAANIGVKPTFGGTVVTIEAHLLDFQGDLYGRELRVQFLERLRPEQRFASVAELVGQIKRDVEAARTVIARADG; encoded by the coding sequence ATGAAGGTCTTCCACTCGGTGGCGGAGGCGCGAGAGCTGGCCGGATCAGCCGTTGCGCTGGGCAACTTCGACGGAGTGCACATCGGCCATCAGGCCCTGTTTGCCGAAGCGCGCCGGCATGCGCGTGCGGTGGCGCTCACCTTCCAGCCGCACCCGGGCAAGGTGCTGCAGCCAGACCTGGCTCCCAAGCTCATCACCCTGCTGCCGCGCAAGCTGGAGCTCTTCGAGGCGTACGGCCTGGACGCCGCCGTGGTGCAGCCCTTCAACCGTGAATATGCACGCACCCCGGCGGCCGCCTTCGAGGAGTCGCTGCTGGACGTGCTGGGCGCAAAGCACCTGGTGGTGGGCACTGACTTCACCTACGGCGCGGCCCGGGCGGGCACCGTGGCCACCCTGCGCGAGGCGGCCTCGCAGCGTGGGGCCCAGGTGCACGTGGTGCTTCCCGTGACGGTGGACGGGGTGGTGTCCTCCTCCAGCAAGGTGCGCGAGTACATCCTCGAGGGCCGCGTCGCCGCGGCCCACCGGCTGCTGGGGCGGCCCTTTGACTTGGACGGCACGGTGGTGCCCGGAGCGGGGCGGGGCAGGGGCATCGGCTTCCCCACGGCCAACGTGGACACCCAGAACGAGCTGCGCCCGGCCCCCGGCGTCTACGCCATCCGCGTGCGCCTGAAGGACGAGCCCCAGGGCCCCTGGCGTCCGGGAGCGGCCAACATCGGTGTAAAGCCCACCTTTGGAGGGACGGTGGTCACCATCGAAGCCCACCTGCTGGACTTCCAGGGTGATCTCTACGGCCGGGAACTGCGAGTGCAGTTCCTGGAGCGCCTCCGCCCGGAGCAGCGTTTTGCGTCCGTGGCCGAACTCGTGGGCCAGATCAAGCGGGACGTCGAGGCTGCTCGCACGGTGATTGCCCGAGCAGACGGTTGA
- the pilB gene encoding type IV-A pilus assembly ATPase PilB: MSGRLGELLVRENLITVQALRKAQEESQKSGARIGTALIKTGAIEESKLTDFLSKQYGVPAINLKDFDIDPEIIKLVPKDVAEKHLVIPVNRAGPSLIVAMCDPSNIYAVDDLKFLTGYNIESVVASEISIREAIERYYAEKGPSLDAIVGEMADEDIEVSQAEDENIEEMAKAADDAPVVKLVNLILMDAIKKGASDIHVEPYEKDFRVRFRIDGSLYEVMRPPMKLRNAITSRLKIMASLDISERRLPQDGRIKIKMGGGKEMDFRVSVCPTLFGEKVVMRLLDKSNLQLDMTKLGFDPQPLAWFKEAIERPYGMVLVTGPTGSGKTTTLYSALSSLNQIDTNISTAEDPVEFNFAGINQVQMHEDIGLNFAAALRSFLRQDPDIIMIGEIRDFETGEIAVKAALTGHMVLSTLHTNDAPGTVSRLLNMGIEPFLVVASLNLILAQRLCRRLCKDCKRPAQDVDEKALIDAGVPPEKIGAFTMYEKVGCRECNDRGYRGRVAVYEVMPFWDGLKELVINGASTNELKQEAIRLGMSSLRMSALAKMMDGVTTLEEVVGNTAPDRF; this comes from the coding sequence ATGTCCGGTCGACTTGGTGAACTGCTGGTCCGTGAGAACCTCATCACCGTTCAGGCCCTGCGCAAAGCGCAGGAAGAAAGCCAGAAGAGTGGGGCTCGCATTGGCACCGCTCTCATCAAGACGGGTGCCATCGAGGAGTCCAAGCTCACGGACTTCCTCTCCAAGCAGTACGGCGTCCCGGCGATCAACCTGAAGGACTTCGACATCGATCCGGAGATCATCAAGCTGGTCCCGAAGGATGTCGCCGAGAAGCACCTGGTCATCCCCGTCAACCGCGCGGGCCCGTCGCTGATCGTCGCGATGTGCGATCCGTCCAACATCTATGCGGTGGACGACCTGAAGTTCCTCACCGGCTACAACATCGAGTCGGTGGTGGCGTCGGAGATCTCCATCCGCGAGGCCATCGAGCGCTACTACGCGGAGAAGGGCCCCTCGCTGGACGCCATCGTCGGCGAGATGGCCGACGAGGACATCGAAGTCTCCCAGGCCGAGGACGAGAACATCGAGGAGATGGCCAAGGCCGCCGACGACGCGCCGGTGGTCAAGCTGGTGAACCTCATCCTCATGGACGCCATCAAGAAGGGCGCGTCCGATATCCACGTGGAGCCCTACGAGAAGGACTTCCGCGTCCGCTTCCGCATCGACGGCTCGCTCTACGAAGTCATGCGCCCGCCGATGAAGCTGCGCAACGCCATCACCAGCCGTCTGAAGATCATGGCCTCGCTGGACATCTCCGAGCGCCGTCTGCCGCAGGACGGCCGCATCAAGATCAAGATGGGTGGCGGCAAGGAGATGGACTTCCGCGTCAGCGTGTGCCCCACGCTGTTCGGCGAAAAAGTGGTTATGCGTCTGTTGGACAAGTCGAACCTCCAGCTCGACATGACGAAGCTGGGCTTCGACCCGCAGCCGCTGGCGTGGTTCAAGGAGGCCATCGAGCGTCCCTACGGCATGGTGCTCGTGACGGGTCCGACGGGTTCCGGAAAGACGACGACGCTGTACTCGGCGCTCTCTTCGCTCAACCAGATCGACACCAACATCTCCACCGCGGAAGACCCGGTCGAGTTCAACTTCGCCGGCATCAACCAGGTGCAGATGCATGAAGACATCGGCCTGAACTTCGCCGCGGCCCTGCGCTCCTTCCTGCGTCAGGACCCCGACATCATCATGATCGGTGAGATCCGTGACTTCGAGACGGGCGAAATCGCGGTGAAGGCGGCGCTCACGGGCCACATGGTGCTCTCCACGCTGCACACCAACGACGCCCCTGGCACGGTGAGCCGTCTGCTCAACATGGGCATCGAGCCGTTCCTCGTGGTGGCCTCGCTCAACCTGATTCTGGCCCAGCGTCTGTGCCGCCGCCTGTGCAAGGACTGCAAGCGCCCGGCGCAGGACGTGGACGAGAAGGCACTCATCGACGCGGGCGTGCCTCCGGAGAAGATCGGTGCCTTCACCATGTATGAGAAGGTTGGGTGCCGCGAGTGCAACGACCGTGGCTACCGCGGCCGCGTGGCCGTGTATGAAGTCATGCCCTTCTGGGACGGCCTCAAGGAGCTGGTCATCAACGGCGCCTCCACCAACGAGCTCAAGCAGGAGGCCATCCGCCTGGGCATGAGCTCACTGCGCATGTCCGCGCTGGCGAAGATGATGGACGGCGTCACCACGCTCGAAGAGGTGGTTGGCAACACCGCTCCGGATCGCTTCTAA
- a CDS encoding type IV pilus twitching motility protein PilT: MANLHQLLKAMVEKGASDLHITTGSPPQLRVDGELVPLKTAPLTPVETKQLCYSILTDAQKHKFEEDNELDLSFGVKGLSRFRANVYMQRGAVAGAFRTIPFKILTFAELGLPPVVAELVKRPRGLILVTGPTGSGKSTTLASMIDKINTDRHEHIMTIEDPIEYLHPHKNCLVNQREVGADTRNFKTALKYILRQDPDIVLVGELRDLETIEAALTIAETGHTCYATLHTNSAVQTINRVLDVFPPYQQPQVRAQMSFVLEGVMSQSLVAKAGGPGRVLALEVMIPTPAIRNLIREDKVHQVYSSMQVGQAKYGMQTFNQALAALLARRLISQEEAFGRSSDPEELRNILAGAVPGMQRPGGGAPGR; encoded by the coding sequence GTGGCAAACCTGCACCAGCTCCTCAAGGCAATGGTCGAGAAGGGCGCTTCCGACCTGCACATCACCACTGGCTCGCCGCCGCAGCTCCGCGTGGACGGTGAGCTGGTGCCGCTGAAGACGGCGCCCCTCACGCCGGTGGAGACCAAGCAGCTCTGCTACTCGATCCTCACGGACGCCCAGAAGCACAAGTTCGAAGAGGACAACGAGCTGGACTTGTCCTTCGGCGTGAAGGGCCTGTCCCGCTTCCGCGCCAACGTCTACATGCAGCGTGGCGCGGTGGCCGGCGCGTTCCGGACCATTCCGTTCAAGATCCTCACCTTCGCGGAGCTGGGTCTGCCGCCGGTGGTGGCCGAGCTGGTCAAGCGCCCCCGCGGCCTCATCCTCGTGACAGGCCCGACAGGCTCGGGCAAGTCCACGACGCTGGCGTCGATGATCGACAAGATCAACACCGACCGTCATGAGCACATCATGACGATCGAGGACCCGATCGAGTACCTGCACCCGCACAAGAACTGCCTCGTCAATCAGCGCGAGGTGGGTGCGGACACGCGCAACTTCAAGACGGCGCTCAAGTACATCCTCCGCCAGGACCCGGACATCGTGCTGGTGGGCGAACTGCGAGACCTGGAGACCATCGAGGCGGCGCTCACCATCGCGGAGACGGGCCACACCTGCTACGCCACTCTGCACACCAACAGCGCGGTGCAGACCATCAACCGCGTGCTGGACGTGTTCCCGCCGTACCAGCAGCCCCAGGTGCGCGCGCAGATGTCGTTCGTGCTCGAGGGCGTGATGAGCCAGTCTCTGGTCGCCAAGGCGGGCGGCCCTGGCCGCGTGCTGGCGCTGGAGGTCATGATTCCCACGCCCGCTATCCGAAACCTCATCCGCGAGGACAAGGTCCACCAGGTCTACTCCTCGATGCAGGTCGGCCAGGCCAAGTACGGCATGCAGACCTTCAACCAGGCCCTGGCGGCGCTCCTGGCGCGGCGCCTGATCAGCCAGGAGGAGGCCTTCGGCCGGTCCAGTGATCCCGAGGAGTTGCGCAACATTCTGGCCGGTGCTGTACCTGGGATGCAGCGGCCAGGCGGCGGAGCCCCCGGCCGTTAG
- a CDS encoding type II secretion system F family protein, with protein MAAPAMQKTASSAKKVTLWLWEAKSKSGEVKKGEMEAGDAEAVNARLKSLGLNPVKVKKKPLEINIPGLAGGVTGKDILIFTRQFATMIDAGLPLVQCLDILGSQMDNPAFRKVIFQIKGKVEQGSTFADALKEHPKVFDELFVQLCAAGEVGGILDTILNRLATYREKAEKLKRKVKGALTYPVIVLVVAVGVTALLLLKVTPVFAKMFGDFGQALPGPTQFVVDLSEWLQKWVIHLVVSIAAFIFAAVSFYRNPKGRKIADKVMLKTPLVGDVLRKVAVARFTRTLGTMISSGVPILDALDVTAKTAGNRTVEEAIYFVRGKIAEGKNIAGPLADTNVFPSMVVQMIGVGEATGAMDAMLTKIADFYDDEVDAAVGSLTAAIEPLMMVFLGVVVGGFLISMYLPIFSIAGAVK; from the coding sequence ATGGCGGCACCTGCAATGCAGAAGACGGCATCATCGGCGAAGAAGGTCACACTGTGGCTCTGGGAGGCCAAGAGTAAGTCCGGCGAGGTCAAAAAGGGCGAGATGGAGGCCGGAGACGCCGAGGCGGTCAACGCGCGCCTCAAGTCCTTGGGCCTCAACCCGGTCAAGGTCAAGAAGAAGCCCCTGGAGATCAACATCCCGGGGCTCGCTGGCGGTGTCACGGGCAAGGACATCCTCATCTTCACCCGTCAGTTCGCGACGATGATCGACGCCGGTCTGCCCCTGGTGCAGTGCTTGGACATTCTGGGCAGCCAGATGGACAACCCGGCCTTCCGCAAGGTCATCTTCCAGATCAAGGGCAAGGTCGAGCAGGGCTCCACCTTCGCCGACGCGCTCAAGGAGCACCCGAAGGTCTTCGACGAGCTCTTCGTGCAGCTGTGCGCCGCGGGCGAGGTGGGCGGTATCCTCGACACCATTCTCAACCGTCTGGCGACCTACCGTGAAAAGGCCGAGAAGCTGAAGCGCAAGGTGAAGGGCGCGCTGACCTACCCGGTCATCGTTCTCGTGGTGGCCGTGGGCGTGACGGCGCTGCTGCTGCTCAAGGTGACGCCCGTGTTCGCGAAGATGTTCGGCGACTTCGGCCAGGCGCTGCCAGGACCCACTCAGTTCGTGGTGGACTTGTCCGAGTGGTTGCAGAAGTGGGTCATCCACCTGGTCGTCAGCATCGCCGCCTTCATTTTCGCCGCTGTCTCGTTCTACAGGAACCCCAAGGGCCGGAAGATCGCCGACAAGGTGATGCTGAAGACGCCGCTGGTCGGTGACGTGCTCCGCAAGGTGGCGGTGGCGCGCTTCACCCGGACGCTGGGCACGATGATCTCCTCGGGCGTGCCCATCCTGGACGCGCTGGACGTGACAGCGAAGACGGCCGGTAACCGCACGGTGGAAGAGGCCATCTACTTCGTCCGCGGGAAGATCGCGGAAGGTAAGAACATCGCCGGCCCACTGGCGGACACCAACGTGTTCCCCTCCATGGTGGTGCAGATGATTGGCGTGGGCGAGGCCACGGGCGCCATGGACGCGATGCTTACCAAGATCGCCGATTTCTATGACGACGAGGTGGACGCGGCGGTGGGCAGCCTCACGGCCGCCATCGAGCCTCTGATGATGGTGTTCCTCGGCGTCGTGGTCGGTGGCTTCCTCATCTCGATGTATCTGCCGATCTTCTCGATCGCCGGTGCCGTCAAGTAG
- a CDS encoding two-component system sensor histidine kinase NtrB, whose translation MLALHPGEAELRVRLTWLSIFRTIATSLLLAVFALRLLASSGTRDLSREDSLVFLGIGLVYVLTLIYGLWLRKGRVGRTAAVVQVAGDILIASGLVSVTGGGDSPVSFTYSLAVIAASILLSQRGAFVTAAACSGAYGAIVGQHLLELGNHAPTAMVVRLGFTFASNVLAYFLIAALAGYLSRQLLATGGRLSASQADLKRLATLHEQILDSTPSGLLTCEADGSITFINRAALSILGMEGTAVQSRLVQELLPGLPEMERVPRSELKVDTPRGHRILGLTLAPLEGTGRAARLIVFQDLTALRRAEDELRRADRLAALGTLAAQLAHEIRNPLAAMRGSAQMLAQDGAGDPGSQRLTNILLRESDRLSRLVEEFLRFARPPKPQLRPVGLELLVRQLMEMLQVDPLSRGVELDLDLQPVAAAVDPDQVRQVLLNLLRNAFEAVDSKGKVRLSLSAEGNMARLSVWDSAGSIPESNLGRIFEPFFTTRSGGTGLGLATAYSIVRAHEGRMQVTSSPEAGTEFVVELPLAVASEEVQGARASGG comes from the coding sequence GTGCTCGCTCTTCACCCGGGCGAGGCCGAACTGCGGGTCCGGTTGACGTGGCTGTCGATCTTCCGGACCATCGCGACCAGCCTGTTGCTGGCGGTGTTCGCGCTGCGGCTGCTCGCGTCCTCCGGGACGCGAGACTTGTCGCGCGAGGACTCGCTGGTCTTCCTGGGGATCGGCCTCGTCTACGTCCTCACGCTCATCTACGGCCTGTGGCTCCGCAAGGGGCGCGTGGGCCGCACCGCCGCCGTGGTGCAGGTGGCGGGAGACATCCTCATCGCCTCGGGCCTCGTGTCCGTGACGGGTGGGGGAGACTCTCCCGTCTCCTTCACCTACTCGCTGGCGGTCATCGCGGCGTCCATCCTCCTGTCGCAGCGCGGCGCCTTCGTGACGGCGGCGGCCTGCTCGGGGGCGTATGGGGCCATTGTCGGCCAGCACCTGCTGGAGCTGGGCAACCACGCTCCCACGGCGATGGTGGTGCGCCTGGGCTTCACGTTCGCCAGCAATGTGCTGGCGTACTTCCTCATCGCCGCGCTGGCGGGCTACCTCAGCCGGCAGCTGCTGGCGACGGGCGGGCGGCTCTCGGCCAGCCAGGCGGACCTGAAGCGGCTGGCCACGCTCCACGAGCAGATTTTGGACAGCACGCCCTCCGGGCTCCTCACGTGCGAGGCGGATGGGAGCATCACCTTCATCAACCGCGCGGCGCTCAGCATCCTGGGCATGGAGGGTACGGCCGTGCAGTCCCGGCTGGTGCAGGAGTTGCTGCCCGGGCTGCCGGAGATGGAGCGGGTGCCTCGTTCCGAGCTGAAGGTGGACACGCCTCGGGGGCATCGCATCTTAGGGCTCACGCTGGCGCCGCTGGAGGGCACCGGCCGCGCCGCGCGCCTCATCGTCTTCCAGGACCTGACGGCGCTGCGGCGCGCCGAGGATGAGCTGCGGCGGGCGGACCGGCTCGCGGCGCTGGGGACCCTGGCGGCGCAGTTGGCGCACGAGATTCGCAACCCCCTGGCGGCCATGCGGGGCTCGGCGCAGATGCTGGCGCAGGATGGGGCGGGAGATCCGGGCTCGCAGCGGCTGACGAACATCCTGCTGCGCGAGTCGGATCGGCTGTCCCGGCTGGTGGAGGAGTTCCTGCGTTTTGCTCGCCCGCCCAAGCCGCAGCTGCGGCCGGTGGGGCTGGAGCTGCTGGTGCGGCAGCTGATGGAGATGTTGCAGGTGGATCCCCTGAGCCGCGGGGTGGAGCTGGATCTGGACCTGCAGCCGGTGGCGGCGGCGGTGGACCCGGATCAGGTCCGCCAGGTGCTGCTCAACCTGCTGCGCAACGCCTTCGAGGCGGTGGACTCGAAGGGGAAGGTGCGGCTGTCCCTGTCGGCCGAGGGGAACATGGCGCGGCTGAGCGTGTGGGACTCGGCCGGCTCCATCCCGGAGTCGAACCTGGGGCGAATCTTCGAGCCTTTTTTCACCACGCGAAGTGGAGGCACGGGGCTGGGGCTGGCTACGGCATACTCTATCGTGCGGGCGCACGAGGGACGGATGCAGGTGACCTCCTCGCCCGAGGCGGGGACGGAGTTCGTGGTGGAGCTGCCGCTGGCGGTAGCCTCCGAGGAGGTGCAGGGTGCACGTGCTAGTGGTGGATGA
- a CDS encoding sigma-54-dependent transcriptional regulator, protein MREYLEMLLSRGGYRVSVAGSEKAAVDALSAGGVDVVISDMKLGGGSGLNVLKAARSQSAPPEVILITAFGTPAAAVEAMRAGAYDYICKPFDNEELKLLVQKALEKRGLREENRHLRRSLSGMRGLWVGESPAMQEVWGLVEKVAPSRTTVLITGESGTGKELVARALHLRSTRAGAPFLPVNCAAINEGVLESELFGHIKGAFTGAQTDRSGILVSAGEGTVFLDEIGEVPMSTQVKLLRVLQERRVKPVGSSTEVPFNARVVAATNKRLEVEVKAGRFREDLLYRLNVITVDLPPLRDRTGDIPLLARHFLMQMREELGKPNLDFSREAIEVLERYSFPGNVRQLQNIVERAATLADVDVLGPDTLPSALRGERESEQQAAGTVELPTGFSLERYLDDAERRYLLAALQRAGGVKTRAADLLGLSFRSFRYRAAKHGLGDREDGGDTGQA, encoded by the coding sequence ATGCGCGAGTACCTCGAGATGCTGCTGTCTCGAGGGGGCTACCGCGTGAGTGTCGCTGGGAGCGAGAAGGCCGCTGTCGATGCGTTGAGCGCGGGCGGGGTGGACGTCGTCATCTCGGACATGAAGCTGGGCGGGGGCAGCGGGTTGAACGTGCTGAAGGCGGCGCGCTCCCAGTCGGCGCCGCCCGAGGTCATCCTCATCACCGCGTTTGGGACGCCAGCCGCGGCCGTGGAAGCGATGCGGGCGGGGGCGTACGATTACATCTGCAAGCCCTTCGACAACGAAGAGCTGAAGCTGCTGGTGCAGAAGGCGCTGGAGAAGCGCGGGCTGCGCGAGGAGAACCGGCACCTGCGCCGTTCGCTGAGCGGCATGCGCGGGCTGTGGGTGGGCGAGAGCCCGGCGATGCAGGAGGTCTGGGGGCTGGTGGAGAAGGTGGCGCCCAGCCGCACCACGGTGCTCATTACCGGCGAGAGCGGCACGGGCAAGGAACTGGTGGCCCGCGCGCTCCACCTGCGGAGCACCCGGGCGGGGGCGCCGTTCCTGCCGGTGAACTGCGCGGCGATCAACGAGGGCGTGCTGGAGAGCGAGCTGTTTGGCCACATAAAGGGTGCGTTCACGGGAGCGCAGACGGATCGCTCGGGCATCCTGGTGTCTGCGGGAGAGGGGACGGTATTCCTGGACGAAATCGGCGAGGTGCCGATGTCCACGCAGGTGAAGCTGCTGCGCGTGCTCCAGGAGCGGCGGGTGAAGCCGGTGGGCAGCTCCACGGAGGTGCCGTTCAACGCGCGCGTGGTGGCGGCCACCAACAAGCGGCTGGAGGTGGAGGTGAAGGCGGGCCGCTTCCGCGAGGACTTGCTCTACCGGCTCAACGTCATCACGGTGGATCTGCCGCCGCTGCGCGACCGCACGGGGGACATTCCGCTGCTGGCGCGCCACTTCCTGATGCAGATGCGCGAGGAACTGGGCAAGCCGAACCTGGACTTCTCCCGGGAGGCGATCGAGGTGCTCGAGCGCTACTCGTTCCCGGGCAACGTGCGGCAGCTGCAGAACATCGTGGAGCGCGCGGCGACGCTGGCGGATGTGGACGTGCTGGGGCCGGACACGCTGCCCTCCGCGCTGCGCGGTGAGCGGGAGTCGGAGCAGCAGGCAGCGGGTACGGTGGAACTGCCGACAGGTTTCTCGCTGGAGCGGTACCTCGACGATGCCGAGCGGCGGTATCTGCTGGCGGCGCTGCAGCGAGCCGGAGGCGTGAAGACGCGCGCGGCGGATCTGCTGGGGCTGAGCTTCCGCTCCTTCCGGTACCGGGCGGCCAAGCACGGCCTGGGGGACCGCGAGGACGGCGGCGACACCGGGCAGGCGTAG